The Streptomyces sp. RKAG293 genome includes a region encoding these proteins:
- a CDS encoding phosphatase PAP2 family protein, protein MTITATAPRASAYRGRLRWWTELPLIAVVYALYSCGRLLVRGDVDNAVESGIDILHLEELMRIDPERWLNGICTKYAAIGVPADFAYASLHYLVTPMILVWLWRRRPTHYRAARTWLMLSTLIGLIGFTLMPTAPPRLLDSSHGFIDTMAQYGSYGWWGQDASAPRGLGGLTNQYAAMPSLHVGWSLWCGIMLWRYGRTPLVRSLGILYPLITTFVVMGTANHYLLDAVAGAAVMGIGYLLAPRALLAVDALRARWAVRSGATTSAEGHSPVVAASATAAASGTQAPAPAAPRSAPHGPVPSGVPTSRTRSQDEHRSDPSDRSSVGQGRMS, encoded by the coding sequence ATGACGATCACCGCCACAGCGCCTCGCGCCTCGGCCTACCGGGGCCGGCTGCGCTGGTGGACCGAGCTGCCGCTCATCGCCGTCGTGTACGCCCTCTACTCGTGCGGCCGCCTGCTGGTCCGCGGCGACGTGGACAACGCCGTCGAGAGCGGGATCGACATCCTGCATCTCGAAGAGCTGATGCGGATCGATCCGGAGCGCTGGCTCAACGGCATCTGTACGAAGTACGCCGCGATCGGCGTCCCCGCGGACTTCGCGTACGCCTCGCTGCACTATCTCGTGACGCCCATGATCCTGGTGTGGCTGTGGCGGCGGCGGCCGACGCACTACCGCGCGGCCCGCACGTGGCTGATGCTGTCCACCCTGATCGGCCTGATCGGCTTCACCCTCATGCCCACGGCGCCGCCGCGGCTGCTCGACAGCAGCCACGGCTTCATCGACACCATGGCGCAGTACGGCTCCTACGGCTGGTGGGGCCAGGACGCCAGCGCCCCGCGCGGCCTCGGCGGGCTGACCAACCAGTACGCGGCGATGCCGAGCCTGCACGTCGGCTGGTCGCTGTGGTGCGGGATCATGCTGTGGCGCTACGGGCGGACCCCGCTGGTGCGCTCGCTGGGCATCCTGTACCCGCTGATCACCACGTTCGTGGTGATGGGCACCGCCAACCACTACCTGCTGGACGCGGTCGCCGGTGCGGCCGTCATGGGCATCGGCTACCTGCTGGCCCCGCGGGCCCTGCTCGCCGTCGACGCGCTGCGCGCCCGGTGGGCCGTCCGGTCCGGCGCCACCACCTCCGCGGAGGGCCACAGCCCGGTCGTGGCGGCCTCCGCGACCGCTGCCGCCTCCGGGACGCAGGCCCCGGCCCCGGCGGCTCCCAGAAGCGCTCCGCACGGCCCGGTACCCAGCGGGGTCCCGACGTCGCGGACGCGATCCCAGGACGAGCACAGATCGGATCCCTCGGACAGGTCTTCCGTGGGTCAGGGCCGAATGTCGTAG
- a CDS encoding bifunctional DNA primase/polymerase has translation MSEWQWETWRHPDITVAGDPTDPERQSHTAYVTPAGAAWLASASAFPRSVQALWSARPTAPSVLPCGTVFDVVNLPALFGRRVLEQLWAAGPGSGPVALHRGRVLLLVAPGSAQRLPSLLGWEEWSRSVPPLMCHGLGDAVTVPPLYGDESGLDTEGGSSRWVVAPDTRHPWLPGPDVLLWACIRAARAAARTTASATVPSGSPA, from the coding sequence ATGAGCGAATGGCAGTGGGAGACCTGGAGGCACCCGGACATCACCGTGGCCGGCGACCCGACGGACCCTGAACGGCAGTCGCACACCGCGTACGTCACCCCTGCGGGAGCCGCCTGGCTCGCCTCCGCCAGCGCTTTCCCGCGCAGCGTCCAGGCGCTGTGGAGCGCCCGCCCGACCGCGCCCAGCGTGCTGCCGTGCGGCACCGTGTTCGACGTGGTGAACCTCCCCGCGCTCTTCGGCCGCCGGGTGCTGGAGCAGTTATGGGCCGCGGGGCCCGGCAGCGGGCCGGTCGCCCTGCACCGCGGCCGGGTGCTGCTGCTGGTCGCCCCCGGGTCCGCCCAGCGGCTGCCGTCGCTGCTCGGCTGGGAGGAGTGGAGCCGCTCGGTGCCGCCGCTGATGTGCCACGGCCTGGGCGACGCGGTGACCGTGCCGCCGCTGTACGGCGACGAGTCCGGCCTGGACACCGAGGGCGGATCGTCGCGCTGGGTGGTGGCCCCCGACACCCGTCATCCCTGGCTCCCCGGCCCCGACGTGCTGCTGTGGGCCTGTATCCGCGCGGCCCGCGCCGCCGCCCGTACGACCGCTTCCGCGACGGTCCCCTCGGGCTCCCCGGCCTGA
- a CDS encoding esterase family protein, whose amino-acid sequence MSFMNLRVTGEVAVRQPLAMSGPMEWPLTNGAVPWIVLVIGLLSLGWLLVVRRRSWWTVTVPLIALGTAVAVFVVQYLEDNSWRLIADELPISVLVWIGVGVFGVALAVARCFCTPHWRIRLAALLAGLLVLLAACSQVNVFYDQYPRLRTLVTALTRQSTDLRTAGGGRQNATVRTPEGGTLESVWKPPADMPGKGSLSKVKIPGTVSGFDARDAWVYLPPAYRTSPRALLPVIVLMPGQPGSPQDWLDSGQLAETMDAYAAEHHGLAPVAVSVDTLHSPLNNTICVDSKRGKVHTYLTQDVPAWIRANLQVASAPASWAAGGYSLGGTCSLQLAVTAPELFGSFVDISGQREPTLGGHQRTVDELFGGSSAAYDAISPLKIMRKKSFPGTNGLFIVGSADGTFAPQQRDAYAAARKAGMNVTYKELPGGHSWAVWRPALGVGLAWLGGVTHLTSPSSG is encoded by the coding sequence ATGTCATTTATGAATCTGCGCGTCACCGGGGAGGTCGCTGTGCGACAGCCGCTGGCCATGAGCGGGCCGATGGAGTGGCCGCTGACCAACGGCGCCGTGCCCTGGATCGTGCTCGTGATCGGCCTGCTGTCGCTCGGCTGGCTGCTCGTGGTCCGCCGCCGCTCCTGGTGGACCGTCACCGTCCCGCTGATCGCCCTCGGTACCGCCGTCGCGGTGTTCGTCGTGCAGTACCTGGAGGACAACTCCTGGCGGCTGATCGCCGATGAACTGCCGATCAGCGTCCTGGTGTGGATCGGGGTCGGAGTCTTCGGCGTCGCCCTGGCCGTGGCCCGCTGCTTCTGCACCCCGCACTGGCGGATCAGGCTGGCCGCGCTGCTGGCGGGCCTGCTCGTGCTGCTCGCCGCGTGCTCCCAAGTGAACGTGTTCTACGACCAGTACCCCCGGCTCCGCACCCTGGTGACCGCGCTGACCCGGCAGAGCACCGACCTCAGGACAGCCGGCGGCGGCAGGCAGAACGCCACCGTCCGCACCCCGGAAGGCGGCACGCTCGAATCGGTGTGGAAACCGCCGGCTGACATGCCCGGCAAGGGATCGCTGTCGAAGGTGAAGATCCCCGGCACCGTCTCCGGCTTCGACGCGCGCGACGCCTGGGTCTATCTGCCGCCCGCCTACCGGACCAGCCCGCGCGCGCTGCTCCCCGTCATCGTCCTGATGCCCGGTCAGCCCGGATCGCCGCAGGACTGGCTCGACTCCGGGCAGCTGGCCGAGACCATGGACGCGTACGCCGCCGAGCACCACGGTCTCGCGCCGGTCGCGGTCTCCGTCGACACCCTCCACTCGCCGCTGAACAACACCATCTGCGTGGACTCGAAACGCGGCAAGGTGCACACCTACCTCACCCAGGACGTACCGGCCTGGATCAGGGCCAACCTCCAGGTCGCGAGCGCACCCGCGTCCTGGGCCGCGGGCGGCTACTCGCTCGGCGGCACCTGCTCGCTGCAGCTGGCCGTCACCGCGCCGGAACTCTTCGGGTCGTTCGTCGACATCTCCGGGCAGCGCGAACCGACCCTGGGCGGCCACCAGCGCACCGTCGACGAGCTGTTCGGCGGCAGTTCGGCCGCCTACGACGCCATCAGCCCGCTGAAGATCATGCGGAAGAAGTCCTTCCCCGGCACCAACGGCCTGTTCATCGTCGGCTCCGCCGACGGCACCTTCGCGCCGCAGCAGCGGGACGCGTACGCGGCGGCCCGCAAGGCCGGGATGAACGTCACGTACAAGGAACTGCCGGGCGGCCACAGCTGGGCGGTCTGGCGGCCCGCCCTCGGCGTGGGGCTGGCCTGGCTCGGCGGCGTCACCCATCTGACCTCCCCATCCAGCGGCTGA
- a CDS encoding class F sortase has translation MAAGILAVTVVTGAWLLRDGTQEREPPLPTAAEAVSAAGRHPDPGGPTEFALPPRAVPLTAAAPERIRVPVIGVDAPLMRLGLDTTGHLQTPPESERGLAGWYAGGAAPGAPGAAVLAGHVDTREGPAVFYELGGLHKGDRIEIDRADRRTAVFTVYGIEVYEKQDFPTDRVYGATPDAELRVITCGGVFSKAAGYLGNVVVYARLTGSTGPA, from the coding sequence ATGGCGGCGGGCATCCTCGCGGTCACGGTGGTGACCGGCGCCTGGCTGCTGCGCGACGGCACGCAGGAGCGGGAGCCGCCGCTGCCCACGGCGGCCGAGGCGGTGTCCGCGGCCGGGCGGCACCCGGACCCCGGCGGGCCGACGGAGTTCGCGCTGCCGCCGCGCGCGGTCCCGCTGACCGCCGCCGCCCCCGAACGGATCCGGGTCCCGGTCATCGGGGTCGACGCGCCCCTCATGCGGCTCGGACTCGACACCACCGGCCATCTGCAGACCCCGCCGGAGTCCGAGCGCGGGCTGGCCGGCTGGTACGCGGGCGGGGCCGCGCCCGGCGCTCCGGGCGCCGCCGTGCTGGCAGGACACGTGGACACCCGCGAGGGCCCCGCGGTCTTCTACGAGCTGGGCGGGCTGCACAAGGGCGACCGGATCGAGATCGACCGCGCGGACCGCCGTACCGCCGTGTTCACGGTCTACGGCATCGAGGTCTACGAGAAGCAGGACTTCCCCACCGACCGGGTCTACGGCGCGACGCCGGACGCCGAGCTGCGCGTGATCACCTGCGGCGGAGTGTTCAGCAAGGCGGCGGGATACCTGGGCAACGTCGTGGTCTACGCCCGGCTCACCGGCTCCACCGGACCGGCCTGA
- a CDS encoding AAA family ATPase: protein MSRTTEDSPPHGPARPAPRDPAAEAAAVTEAILRDTLHGSSRGVVVDSPPGAGKSTLVVRAARELAAAGESLMVVAQTNAQVDDLADRLATADPGLPIGRLHGSESPPDPLLDRHPSIVKSAKVADLAQQKVVIATSAKWAYVKTTDLTSPWRHAIVDEAYQMRSDALLQVAGLFERALFVGDPGQLDPFSVVGADQWAGLSYDPSASAVVTLLAHNPGLPQHRLPVSWRLPASAAPLVSRAFYPYTPFRSGTGPGVRRLSFGVPSQGTGPDEVLDEAAASGWGLLELPARHTPRTDPEAVHAVAQVVRRLLDRGGVTFSERSPEPAPLTADRIAVGTAHRDQAAAVRSALTALGVSGVAVDTANRLQGREFDVTVFLHPLSGRPDATAFHLETGRLCVLASRHRHACIVVCRAGVARLLDEHPSTEPVQLGVTVKFPDGWEANHAVLAHLDEHRVPYRA, encoded by the coding sequence GTGAGCCGCACGACGGAGGACTCTCCGCCCCACGGCCCGGCCCGGCCCGCGCCGCGCGACCCCGCCGCCGAGGCGGCGGCGGTCACCGAGGCGATCCTGCGCGACACGCTGCACGGCTCGTCGCGCGGTGTCGTCGTCGACTCCCCGCCGGGCGCGGGCAAGTCGACGCTCGTGGTGCGCGCGGCCAGGGAACTGGCCGCGGCGGGCGAGTCGTTGATGGTGGTGGCGCAGACGAACGCGCAGGTGGACGATCTCGCGGACCGGCTGGCGACCGCCGATCCCGGGCTCCCGATCGGCCGGCTGCACGGCAGCGAGTCACCGCCCGATCCGCTGCTCGACCGGCATCCGTCGATCGTGAAGTCCGCGAAGGTCGCCGATCTCGCCCAGCAGAAGGTCGTCATCGCGACCTCCGCGAAGTGGGCGTACGTCAAGACCACCGATCTGACGTCGCCCTGGCGGCACGCGATCGTCGACGAGGCCTACCAGATGCGCTCGGACGCGCTGCTGCAGGTGGCCGGGCTCTTCGAGCGGGCGCTGTTCGTCGGCGACCCGGGGCAGCTGGACCCGTTCAGCGTGGTGGGCGCCGACCAGTGGGCGGGGCTGAGCTACGACCCGTCGGCAAGCGCGGTGGTGACGCTGCTGGCGCACAATCCGGGCCTCCCGCAGCACCGGCTGCCCGTCTCGTGGCGGCTGCCGGCATCCGCGGCGCCGCTGGTGTCGCGGGCGTTCTACCCGTACACGCCGTTCCGCAGCGGCACCGGGCCCGGCGTCCGGCGGCTGTCGTTCGGGGTGCCCTCGCAGGGCACCGGCCCTGACGAGGTGCTGGACGAGGCGGCCGCGTCGGGCTGGGGGCTGCTGGAGCTGCCGGCCCGGCACACTCCCCGGACGGATCCGGAGGCGGTGCACGCGGTGGCCCAGGTGGTGCGGCGGCTGCTGGACCGGGGCGGGGTGACGTTCAGCGAGCGCTCGCCGGAGCCGGCGCCGCTGACCGCGGACCGGATCGCCGTCGGCACGGCGCACCGCGACCAGGCGGCGGCGGTGCGGTCGGCGCTCACCGCGCTGGGCGTGTCCGGTGTCGCCGTGGACACCGCGAACCGGCTGCAGGGCCGGGAGTTCGACGTGACGGTCTTCCTGCACCCGCTGTCCGGCCGCCCGGACGCGACGGCCTTCCATCTGGAGACGGGCCGGCTCTGCGTGCTCGCCTCCCGGCACCGGCACGCGTGCATCGTGGTGTGCCGGGCGGGGGTGGCCCGGCTGCTGGACGAGCACCCGTCGACGGAACCGGTGCAGCTGGGCGTGACGGTGAAGTTCCCGGACGGCTGGGAGGCCAACCACGCCGTGCTGGCGCACCTGGACGAGCACCGGGTCCCGTATCGGGCGTAG